The Triticum urartu cultivar G1812 unplaced genomic scaffold, Tu2.1 TuUngrouped_contig_4952, whole genome shotgun sequence DNA segment CCCGCTCCGCCGCATCAGGCCGCGCCCGTGGACGCGGACGTGCCCATGGAGGACAGGGACGCCTGCATCCTCAGCCAGGATTTCTTCTGGTAGATCTCTGATTCGGCTCTTGATTCGATCCGAGCTGCAGTCTGTGTCCAGTGAGAGTGCGCATCTCGGGCTAACCCTATCCCTCTTCTTGCCGCTCGCTGTTTTGCAGTACCCCGGATTACCTCACGCCCGATGCGCCGCAGCTGGCGAGCGGCTTCGACGCCGATAAGGTGGGAAAAAGACATATTTTCTTGTGTGGGATTACATTGCTTATCTGATCTGTTTGGGTTATCTGCAGGAGAACACCCCTTGCCCCCAATCTCCAGAGAAGTCAGTGGCCCGGAGCAAGAGGTACAAGAGAGGTGAGAGTGCGAATGCTCAAACTGAGTCCTATTGATCTGAAATCATCATTATGGTCTTGCCTCAAGATCCAGTTGCCTAAATTCCAGAGTTTGATATGCTTGCTCTGGCATCTGGCTCAATGTTGTTGTATTAATAAAGGATTGCCATTGCTTACAGATTCTTCCCCGAAAGGTCGATCCATGGACCTAATGGAGGCGGATAGCCAGGAGATTACTCCGGTCCGATTTTCTCTAAGTCAAGATGATCCAGAGGAAGAAAAGATGGCGCAACCTAGTTCGCAAAAGAGAGGTAGCTATGTCCCACATTCAGCAAGAGTTCTGCGCTCCCAGGTGACGCCTCCACCATGCATCAAGAATCCATATAATATGGACCCTCGGATAGATGATAATGTGTTCTCCGTGAGGAAATGCAAATCATCAGGTAACATTTATGTGCTTGATGTTATTGAAACATGTTCATTTCACATCCTTCAAATTATGTATACATGTTCATTTCACATCCCTTCAAATTATGTGTACATGCTCATTTCACATCCCTTCAAATTATGTGTACATGTTCATTTCACATCCCTTCAAATTATGTGTACATGTTCATTTCACATCCCTTCAAATTATGTGTACATGTTCATTTCACATCCCTTCAAATTATGTGTACATGTTCATTTCACATCCCTTCAAATTACGTGTACATGTTATAAAGTTAATAACGCATAATCACTGCGTGTGATTTTTTATCTCAGTAAGAAACATTTATAGCAGCATCTTTCTCACAAAAAAAGAGTTAACCGACAAAATATCTGTATTTAGGGTCTTCTCCCTCTATTGGCGCTGACGGTCTTTCACGTTACCGTACCGATTTCCATGAAATTGAGGTATGCTCTCATTAGATATTGTTTATGTGTTCATGTTCATGTTTTAGTTTTACATTTTGTGGAGGTTTGGGTCATGACAATTGTTTGTTTGCAGCAAATTGGATGTGGAAACTTCAGTGTCGTGTTTAAAGTTCTGAGGAGGATAGAGGGCTGCTTGTATGCAGTAAAACGGAGCATCAAGCAGTTGCATAATGACATGGACAGGTAGTTTTCATAGAAGCCCTCTTGCTTCAGTAGTTAGACCATGATTAACTAATCCCGTTTGTTGTATATTTATTTACAGGAGGCAAGCATTGAAGG contains these protein-coding regions:
- the LOC125528555 gene encoding wee1-like protein kinase, with protein sequence MEDRDACILSQDFFCTPDYLTPDAPQLASGFDADKENTPCPQSPEKSVARSKRYKRDSSPKGRSMDLMEADSQEITPVRFSLSQDDPEEEKMAQPSSQKRGSYVPHSARVLRSQVTPPPCIKNPYNMDPRIDDNVFSVRKCKSSGSSPSIGADGLSRYRTDFHEIEQIGCGNFSVVFKVLRRIEGCLYAVKRSIKQLHNDMDRRQALKEVHTLVALGNHENIVGYFTSWFETEKLYIQMELCDRSLSVNGDKPLEFGDALELLYQICKGLDFIHGRGVAHLDVKPDNIYVRNGIYKLGDFGCATLIDRSLAIEEGDSRYMPPEMLNEKHEHLDKVDIFSLGAAVYELIRGTPLPVSGHQFASLREGKISLLPGHPMQFQSLIKSMMDPDPVRRPSAKEILRHPIFEKLRNASAKK